In the genome of Sebastes umbrosus isolate fSebUmb1 chromosome 14, fSebUmb1.pri, whole genome shotgun sequence, one region contains:
- the cbx1a gene encoding chromobox protein homolog 1a, giving the protein RNFRRCCWRAERDRCWLLATLKAIVCLFTSKTHREPKPATQPSGSCVVATGASSACYSSTADGSNHGVSSRAYRQPIQPLRRFLREEAPSADVKLATVAGKKGKKAEEEEQPAAPAAAATAAAAAEAAAPPAPAAGPAAAAATAAPGPAGAAAAPEEEEEEEYVVEKVLDRRVVKGRAEFLLKWKGFSDEDNTWEPEDNLDCPDLIAEYMQKHKEKEEKKKEGKRKVVSEASGDSEERSSKRKKEEGEKARGFGRGLQPERIIGATDSSGELMFLMKWKNSDEADLVPAKEANVKCPQVVISFYEERLTWHSYPTEEEEKKEEEKKD; this is encoded by the exons CGTAACTTCCGGCGGTGCTGTTGGCGGGCAGAACGGGATCGGTGCTGGTTGTTAGCGACGCTGAAAGCTATTGTGTGTTTATTCACtagcaaaacacacagagagccaAAGCCCGCCACTCAGCCGTCGGGTAGTTGTGTGGTCGCCACTGGCGCGTCTTCGGCTTGCTACTCGTCTACAGCAGACGGGTCCAATCACGGTGTTTCCTCCCGGGCCTACCGTCAGCCCATACAACCGCTCCGACGCTTTCTCCGTGAAG AGGCACCCTCAGCAGACGTCAAGCTGGCGACCGTAGCAGGAAAGAAGGGTAAgaaggctgaggaggaggagcagcctgCAGCccccgcagcagcagcaacagcagcagcagcagcagaagcagcagcaccaccagcacctGCAGcaggaccagcagcagcagcagcaacagcagcaccaggaccagcaggagcagcagcagcaccggaggaggaggaagaggaggagtatgTGGTGGAGAAAGTTTTGGACCGCCGAGTGGTGAAAGGCAGAGCAGAGTTTCTGCTGAAATGGAAGGGGTTCTCAGA TGAGGATAACACATGGGAGCCGGAAGACAACCTGGACTGCCCCGACCTCATCGCCGAGtacatgcagaaacacaaagagaaggaggagaaaaagaaggagggCAAGAGGAAAGTTGTCAGTGAGGCCTCGGGAGACTCGGAGGAGCGAAGTAgcaagaggaagaaggaggag GGAGAGAAGGCCAGAGGTTTTGGCAGAGGTCTGCAGCCGGAGAGGATCATTGGAGCGACAGACTCCAGTGGAGAGCTGATGTTCCTCATGAAGTG GAAGAACTCCGACGAGGCCGACCTGGTCCCAGCTAAGGAGGCCAACGTCAAATGTCCCCAGGTGGTCATCTCTTTCTACGAGGAGCGCCTCACCTGGCACTCTTAccccacagaggaggaggagaagaaagaggaggagaaaaaagactag